One window from the genome of Malus domestica chromosome 01, GDT2T_hap1 encodes:
- the LOC103427557 gene encoding protein FLOWERINGUS D, whose product MDPPNEFPDDFSSFPPIPFALFVPPENPIPNPNSIAGPIPNTVANPSSAHLLSFSVPKKRRRGRPHRVATSFQLPPIPNGALIGNGNGLASSSSLISAHSSRHNVGNPSSSARMVPDISDEIIVINKDSTAEALIALSAGFPADSLTEEEIDFGVIRVIGGIEQVNYILIRNHIIARWRENVSNWVTKEMFVDSIPKHCHSLLDSTYKYLVSYGYINFGVAPAIKEKIPAEPSKPHVIVIGAGLAGLAAARQMMRFGFKVTVLEGRKRVGGRVYTKKMEGGNRVSAAADLGGSVLTGTLGNPLGIVARQLGDMLHKVRDKCPLYSLDGKPVDPDMDMKVEAAFNRLLDKASTLRQLMGGVSVDVSLGAALETFWDAVNAEETNLFNWHLANLEYANAGLISKLSLAFWDQDDPYDMGGDHCFLPGGNGRLVQALAENVPILYERVVNTIRYGSDGVQVIAGNQVFKGDMALCTVPLGVLKSGSIKFNPELPQRKLDGIKRLGFGLLNKVAMLFPHVFWGTDLETFGHLSDDPSRRGEFFLFYSYATVAGGPLLIALVAGEAAHKFETMPPTDAVTRVIQILKGIYEPQGITVPEPIQTICTRWGSDPFSLGSYSNVAVGASGDDYDILAESVGDGRLFFAGEATNRRYPATMHGAFLSGLREAANMAHYANARALRIKINRNPSKNAHSCASVLADLFREPDLEFGSFSVIFGRRNADPKSTAVLRVTFNEPRKKSHDSSNPDQPHSNKLLFQQLQSHFNQQQQLHVYTLLSRQQALDLREVRGGDEMRLNYLCENLGVKLVGRKGLGPTADSVIALIKAERGNRKPASTSLALKSGTSKLKAGNLKKKFVRRAKIMRTGNGSAPSANSNLVNGKVSDETTTSQAPSNTLGPGQNDSDMLKND is encoded by the exons ATGGATCCACCAAACGAATTCCCCGATGATTTTTCTTCCTTCCCTCCGATCCCCTTCGCCCTTTTTGTGCCCCCAGAAAACCcaatccctaaccctaattcaATCGCAGGGCCGATCCCAAACACTGTCGCAAACCCTAGCTCCGCCCATCTTCTTTCCTTCTCGGTCCCCAAGAAACGAAGACGAGGCAGGCCTCATCGCGTCGCGACGTCGTTTCAGCTGCCTCCGATTCCTAACGGCGCTTTGATCGGTAATGGTAACGGTCTTGCTTCTTCTTCTAGTTTAATTTCAGCTCATTCGTCTAGACACAATGTAGGGAACCCTAGTTCTTCGGCAAGAATGGTGCCTGATATCTCCGATGAGATCATTGTGATCAATAAGGATTCCACGGCCGAGGCGCTTATCGCGCTCTCGGCTGGTTTTCCTGCTGATTCCCTCACTGAAGAGGAAATCGATTTTGGGGTAATTCGAGTTATTGGGGGAATAGAGCAGGTCAATTACATTCTCATTAGAAACCATATAATTGCTAGATGGCGCGAAAATGTGTCGAATTGGGTCACTAAAGAGATGTTTGTTGATTCTATACCGAAGCATTGCCATTCCCTTTTGGACTCTACTTACAAGTATCTAGTTTCATATGGATATATTAACTTCGGGGTTGCACCGGCTATCAAAGAGAAGATTCCGGCTGAACCCAGTAAACCACATgtgattgtgattggtgctggGCTCGCTGGTCTGGCTGCTGCCAGGCAAATGATGCGTTTTGGGTTTAAAGTGACTGTTCTAGAAGGCAGGAAGCGTGTGGGTGGACGGGTTTATACAAAGAAAATGGAGGGAGGAAATCGGGTAAGTGCAGCTGCGGATTTAGGTGGAAGTGTTTTAACTGGCACATTAGGGAACCCACTCGGCATTGTTGCACGCCAATTGGGTGACATGCTTCATAAAGTGAGAGACAAGTGCCCGCTTTATAGTTTAGATGGGAAGCCTGTAGATCCTGATATGGATATGAAGGTGGAAGCAGCTTTTAACCGTCTGTTAGATAAGGCAAGTACCCTTAGGCAGTTAATGGGGGGTGTTTCAGTTGATGTGTCTCTTGGTGCAGCACTGGAAACATTCTGGGATGCAGTGAATGCTGAGGAGACGAACTTGTTTAATTGGCATCTTGCAAATTTGGAATATGCAAATGCAGGGTTAATATCTAAATTGTCACTTGCATTTTGGGACCAAGATGATCCATATGATATGGGAGGGGACCATTGCTTCTTGCCTGGAGGTAATGGAAGGCTGGTGCAGGCTTTGGCAGAGAATGTGCCGATTTTATATGAGAGAGTGGTGAATACCATTAGGTATGGTAGTGACGGAGTGCAGGTTATTGCTGGCAACCAGGTTTTTAAGGGTGATATGGCTTTGTGCACTGTTCCACTTGGGGTTTTGAAGAGTGGGTCCATCAAGTTTAATCCAGAGTTGCCTCAGAGGAAGCTTGATGGAATAAAGAGGTTGGGGTTCGGACTGTTGAATAAGGTTGCAATGCTTTTTCCTCATGTGTTTTGGGGCACAGATCTTGAGACCTTTGGCCACCTTTCAGATGATCCAAGCCGTCGTGGGGAGTTCTTCCTGTTTTACAGCTATGCAACAGTTGCTGGCGGTCCCCTTTTGATTGCTTTAGTAGCAGGTGAAGCTGCACATAAGTTTGAGACCATGCCCCCTACAGATGCTGTGACCCGGGTTATTCAGATTCTCAAGG GTATTTATGAACCACAAGGAATTACTGTCCCAGAACCCATCCAAACAATCTGTACTAGATGGGGAAGTGATCCCTTCAGCCTAGGCTCTTATTCTAATGTAGCAGTAGGGGCATCAGGAGATGATTATGATATTTTAGCAGAAAGTGTAGGAGATGGACGACTTTTCTTTGCAGGTGAGGCTACCAATCGGAGATATCCTGCAACCATGCATGGTGCTTTTCTCAGTGGGCTCAGAGAAGCCGCCAATATGGCTCACTATGCTAATGCTCGAGCCCTGAGGATAAAAATTAACAGGAACCCATCAAAGAACGCCCATTCTTGTGCTTCTGTCCTTGCAGATTTATTTAGGGAGCCTGATTTAGAATTTGGGAGTTTTTCTGTTATTTTTGGTCGAAGGAATGCTGATCCTAAGTCGACGGCAGTTTTAAGAGTGACATTTAATGAGCCTCGAAAGAAGAGTCATGACAGTTCAAACCCTGATCAGCCGCATTCAAATAAGTTACTTTTTCAACAGCTTCAGTCACATTTCAATCAGCAACAGCAACTTCATGTTTACACTTTGTTATCTAGGCAGCAGGCTCTTGACCTCAGAGAGGTGCGAGGGGGTGATGAGATGAGGTTAAATTACCTTTGTGAAAATCTGGGGGTGAAGCTGGTGGGGAGAAAAGGATTGGGGCCTACTGCTGATTCTGTAATTGCCTTAATAAAAGCTGAGAGGGGTAATCGCAAACCTGCTTCAACTTCATTGGCTTTAAAGTCCG GGACATCAAAGCTGAAAGctggcaatttgaaaaaaaaatttgtcag AAGGGCCAAAATAATGCGCACTGGTAATGGGTCAGCCCCTTCTGCTAATTCAAACTTGGTTAATGGTAAGGTGTCAGACGAAACTACCACAAGTCAGGCTCCCTCCAACACACTTGGTCCAG GGCAAAACGATTCTGACATGTTGAAGAATGACTAG
- the LOC103427798 gene encoding U11/U12 small nuclear ribonucleoprotein 31 kDa protein — protein sequence MAEKRRKKKNSSDEDEDDTFYYRYASSAPQTQKPKNQKPVSTSGSGSLAPSKSTLYVSNLDYSLTNSDLHTLFSHFGKIARVTVLKNRETRQSRGVAFVQFVSRTDASTAASEMHGKILNGRKLSASIAADNGRATEFIRKREYKDKSRCYECGEEGHLSYECPKNQLGPRERPPPKRVKRGGGGSGNGGRAAPVDEEEYDSGGEKFEDDNWASVVDDGADLRLRLAAEEAEEKKSKKVAKKPGYFSDESDNDDED from the coding sequence ATGGcggagaagaggaggaagaagaagaacagcaGCGACGAAGACGAAGACGACACCTTCTACTACCGCTACGCCTCCTCCGCCCcacaaacccaaaaacccaaaaaccaaaaaccggTAAGTACGTCCGGCTCAGGAAGCCTAGCACCATCGAAATCGACCCTCTACGTCTCCAACCTCGACTACTCCCTCACCAATTCGGACCTCCACACCCTCTTCTCCCACTTCGGCAAGATCGCCAGAGTCACCGTCCTCAAGAATCGCGAGACCCGCCAGAGCCGCGGCGTCGCCTTCGTCCAATTCGTGTCCCGCACCGATGCTTCCACGGCGGCGAGTGAGATGCACGGGAAGATACTTAACGGGAGAAAGTTATCCGCCTCCATCGCCGCTGACAATGGCCGGGCCACCGAGTTCATTCGGAAGAGGGAGTACAAGGACAAGAGCCGATGCTATGAGTGCGGCGAGGAGGGGCACTTGTCGTACGAGTGCCCGAAGAACCAGCTGGGGCCCAGGGAGCGGCCGCCGCCGAAGCGGGTGAAGAGAGGTGGCGGTGGTAGCGGTAATGGCGGCAGGGCGGCACCTGTGGACGAGGAGGAGTATGATAGTGGTGGTGAgaagtttgaggatgataattGGGCGTCGGTGGTGGATGATGGGGCTGATCTGAGGTTGCGGTTGGCGGCGGAGGAGGCGGAGGAGAAGAAGAGTAAAAAGGTTGCAAAGAAACCTGGTTACTTTAGTGATGAGAGTGACAACGATGATGAAGATTGA
- the LOC103427472 gene encoding exocyst complex component SEC8 produces the protein MGLFDGLPVSSDKAYLREEIAKIDESWAAARFDSLPHVVHILTSKDREGDIQVLKEQSDVVEEVVDEVVHNYHSGFNKAIQNYSQILRLFSESTESVGVLKVDLAEAKKHLSARSKQLHQLWYRSVTLRHIISLLDQIEGISKVPARIEKLIAEKQYYAAVQFHVQSMLMLEREGLQTVGALQDVRSELTKLRGVLFHKVLEDLHAHLYNKGEYSSAALSLQEMDDEVPTTTAAVLTDSQSLSRRTRLLKGDNQFGIQGDGSYRTGSIDGGSSFDGVAEEGTLELHEEATSDGQTSVRVNGDVKIVPREMPTWLQYSTPDEFLEAIKKSDAPLHVKYLQTMVECLCMLRKVAAAGAIICQRLRPTIHEIITSKIKAHAELANSSRSSIGQASRTTAGLHFMKGQLQSYQLPKQKRQNGISLSGTLLAVSPVSSVMAPAGKAQAVAKELLDSILDAVVRIFENHVVVGELLESKSSVQIDMNTPKSMPTDVNWNTDLEASQVTGGYSIGFSLTVLQSECQQLICEILRATPEAASADAAVQTARLANKVPSKDKRDDAEGGLTFAFRFTDAAISVPNQGVDLIRQGWSRKGPNVSQEGYGSAAILPEQGIYLAASVYRPVIQFTDKVASMLPKKYSQLGNDGLLAFVENFVKDHFLPTMFVDYRKGVQQAISSPAAFRPRAHAAASYTPSVEKGRPVLQGLLAIDFLAKEVLGWAQAMPKFAIDLVKYVQTFLERTYERCRTSYMEAVLEKQSYMLIGRYDIEQLMRLDPASTCLPISFGQSNIETHASDSENLEVELQLSDLLLNLRPIKQDNLIRDDNKLILLASLSDSLEYVADSIERLGQTTFRSPNEVEESGMNHHQRTTSAASRDLASFADEYRKLAIDCLKVLRVEMQLETIFHMQEMTNREYMEDQDAEEPDDFIISLTAQITRRDEEMAPFVVGTKRNYIFGGICSIAANASIKALADMKSINLFGVQQICRNSIALEQALAAIPSINSEGVQQRLDHVRTYYELLNMPFEALLAFITEHEHLFTTTEYANLLKVQVPGREIPADAQDRVSEILSR, from the exons ATGGGACTTTTTGATGGATTGCCCGTGTCTTCAGACAAGGCA TATCTGAGGGAAGAGATTGCAAAGATAGATGAGAGCTGGGCTGCTGCTCGTTTTGATTCATTACCtcatgttgttcatattttGACATCCAAAGATCGTGAAGGTGACATCCAGGTTTTGAAGGAGCAAAGTGATGTTGTTGAGGAGGTTGTGGATGAAGTTGTGCATAATTATCACAGTGGCTTCAACAAAGCTATTCAAAATTATTCTCAG ATCTTGCGGTTGTTCAGCGAATCTACTGAAAGTGTTGGTGTCCTAAAGGTTGATTTGGCTGAAGCAAAGAAGCATCTCAGTGCCCGTAGTAAACAACTGCATCAGTTATGGTACCGGTCAGTTACTTTGCGTCACATAATATCCCTCTTAGATCAAATTGAGGGCATATCTAAG GTTCCAGCTCGGATTGAGAAGCTGATTGCTGAAAAGCAGTATTATGCTGCTGTTCAGTTTCATGTTCAATCAATGTTGATGCTTGAAAGAGAGGGGCTTCAAACG GTCGGTGCCCTTCAAGATGTTCGCTCTGAGTTGACAAAGTTGCGAGGAGTTCTGTTTCATAAAGTGCTAGAGGATTTGCATGCTCATCTTTACAACAAGGGTGAATATAG CTCAGCTGCTTTAAGTTTGCAAGAAATGGATGATGAGGTACCAACCACCACTGCTGCTGTATTGACTGATTCACAATCCCTGTCTCGAAGAACCAGGCTGTTAAAAGGTGACAATCAGTTCGGTATTCAAGGAGATGGATCATATAGGACAGGTTCTATTGATGGAGG TTCATCTTTTGATGGAGTTGCTGAGGAGGGCACTTTGGAACTGCATGAGGAAGCTACCTCAGATGGGCAGACATCAGTGAGGGTCAATGGTGATGTCAAAATTGTTCCTCGTGAGATGCCAACATGGCTTCAGTATTCCACTCCGGACGAATTTCTT GAAGCAATAAAGAAAAGTGATGCCCCACTTCATGTCAAGTATTTGCAGACTATGGTTGAGTGCCTTTGCATGCTTAGGAAAGTTGCAGCTGCTGGTGCTATAATATG CCAAAGATTGCGACCTACAATTCATGAGATCATCACATCCAAGATTAAAGCTCATGCTGAACTTGCTAATTCTTCAAGGTCTAGCATTGGGCAAGCTTCCCGCACAACAGCTGGTCTACATTTCATGAAGGGACAGTTACAAAGTTATCAGTTGCCAAAACAGAAGCGTCAGAATGGGATATCACTGTCTGGAACTCTATTGGCAGTAAGCCCAGTCTCATCTGTAATGGCTCCTGCAGGGAAAGCACAAGCCGTGGCAAAAGAACTTCTTGATTCAATTTTGGATGCTGTTGTTCGGATATTTG AGAACCATGTTGTTGTTGGGGAGCTTTTGGAATCAAAGTCCTCTGTTCAAATAGACATGAACACACCAAAATCAATGCCAACAGATGTAAATTGGAATACTGATTTGGAAGCATCTCAAGTTACTGGAGGCTATAGCATTGGTTTTTCCTTGACAGTATTACAG AGTGAATGCCAACAACTTATTTGTGAGATTCTGCGGGCAACTCCTGAAGCTGCATCTGCTGATGCTGCTGTACAAACAGCTAGACTTGCAAACAAGGTCCCTTCCAAAGACAAGAG GGATGATGCAGAAGGGGGTCTTACCTTTGCTTTTCGCTTCACAGATGCTGCTATTTCTGTTCCCAACCAAG GGGTTGATCTCATTCGTCAAGGCTGGAGTAGGAAAGGTCCAAATGTTTCACAAGAAGGTTATGGGTCCGCAGCTATCTTGCCTGAGCAAGGCATATATCTTGCAGCATCTGTATACCGGCCTGTTATTCAG TTTACAGATAAGGTCGCATCAATGCTTCCGAAAAAGTATTCCCAGCTGGG TAACGATGGATTGCTGGCTTTTGTGGAGAACTTTGTGAAGGACCATTTTCTACCCACGATGTTTGTGGACTACAGAAAAGGAGTACAGCAAGCTATATCAA gtCCAGCTGCATTCCGGCCCAGGGCACATGCTGCTGCATCTTATACTCCTTCAGTTGAGAAGGGTCGACCTGTCTTACAGGGACTGTTGGCAATAGATTTTTTAGCAAAAGAG GTGCTGGGTTGGGCACAAGCTATGCCTAAATTTGCCATAGACCTTGTGAAATATGTGCAAACTTTCCTTGAGCGAACCTATGAACGATGCCGGACCTCATACATGGAG GCGGTTCTGGAGAAACAGAGCTATATGCTCATTGGAAGGTATGATATTGAGCAATTGATGCGTCTCGATCCAGCAAGTACATGTTTACCAATTTCCTTTGGTCAGTCAAACATTGAAACCCATGCTTCAGATTCTGAAAATCTTGAGGTTGAATTACAATTAAGCGACCTATTATTGAATTTGCGGCCTATTAAGCAG GATAATCTAATTCGTGATGATAACAAACTAATATTGCTGGCTTCCCTTAGTGATTCGTTGGAGTATGTTGCGGACTCTATTGAAAG GCTTGGGCAGACAACCTTCAGGTCTCCAAATGAAGTAGAAGAGAGTGGTATGAACCATCATCAACGAACAACTAGTGCTGCTTCTAGGGATCTGGCATCGTTTGCAGATGAGTATAGAAAATTGGCAATTGACTGCCTCAAGGTTTTACGTGTTGAGATGCAATTGGAGACGATTTTCCATATGCAG GAAATGACAAATAGGGAATACATGGAAGACCAGGATGCAGAAGAACCAGATGATTTCATTATTTCACTTACTGCACAG ATAACACGCAGGGATGAGGAAATGGCACCTTTTGTTGTGGGAACGAAGCGAAACTACATATTTGGTGGGATTTGTAGCATCGCTGCAAATGCATCCATCAAG GCTTTGGCTGATATGAAATCCATCAACCTTTTTGGCGTTCAGCAGATATGTCGGAATTCAATCGCCCTGGAACAG GCCCTGGCTGCTATCCCATCAATTAACAGTGAAGGTGTCCAACAACGACTAGATCATGTCCGAACTTACTATGAACTCCTAAACATGCCATTCGAG GCCTTGCTAGCTTTCATCACAGAGCACGAGCACTTGTTCACGACTACAGA GTATGCAAATCTTCTGAAGGTCCAGGTTCCAGGAAGGGAGATTCCTGCCGATGCTCAAGATCGTGTATCAGAGATTTTATCCCGTTAG
- the LOC103427648 gene encoding uncharacterized protein, producing the protein MHEFSTTDGFMEITEGLGEMISNVANEPSVGLFYIQQHVQNAAPNLVSLRSNVVEKARQTALHTEDSEDSIATVRSMKECGVPVADEMIKDIKKSLALMSTKKPKRGVIHKQTSGFQMGRTSSWKPTSWVRNPSDAQQDTERGYFSTVIKSARQKASGFKWPQRDPEELTQTYYSNPSLSVASASTSSSMPDVEAEELPLSSPVADEPQEEQADESLSTPHLLPMAENYDEFKADRENKLKEWLEGAGNLDNRRGTSDAARF; encoded by the coding sequence ATGCATGAATTCTCCACCACGGATGGCTTTATGGAGATAACTGAAGGCTTGGGAGAGATGATAAGCAACGTTGCAAACGAACCGTCAGTAGGGCTTTTTTATATTCAGCAGCACGTACAAAATGCAGCGCCCAATCTCGTTAGTCTTAGAAGTAATGTTGTGGAAAAGGCTCGTCAAACAGCTTTGCACACTGAGGATTCAGAGGATTCCATAGCTACGGTGAGATCAATGAAAGAATGTGGGGTCCCCGTTGCTGATGAGATGATTAAAGATATAAAGAAATCTCTAGCGCTTATGTCAACAAAGAAGCCGAAGAGAGGTGTAATCCATAAGCAAACATCAGGTTTTCAGATGGGAAGAACAAGCTCTTGGAAGCCAACAAGTTGGGTTCGTAACCCAAGCGATGCCCAACAGGATACCGAAAGAGGTTATTTTTCTACCGTAATCAAATCTGCCAGACAAAAAGCAAGTGGTTTCAAGTGGCCGCAACGTGATCCTGAAGAATTAACACAGACCTATTATTCTAACCCATCACTATCGGTTGCTTCTGCAAGCACCAGTTCATCTATGCCGGATGTGGAAGCTGAGGAGTTGCCCTTGTCGAGTCCTGTTGCTGACGAACCACAAGAAGAACAAGCTGATGAGAGCTTGTCGACTCCTCATTTATTACCAATGGCAGAAAACTATGATGAATTCAAGGCTGACAGAGAAAATAAACTAAAGGAGTGGTTGGAAGGAGCCGGTAACCTAGATAATCGCAGAGGAACAAGCGATGCGGCAAGATTTTAG